Proteins from a genomic interval of Zingiber officinale cultivar Zhangliang chromosome 2A, Zo_v1.1, whole genome shotgun sequence:
- the LOC122041448 gene encoding uncharacterized protein LOC122041448, translated as MATLGHGLLLLWLLCLWVLTMAGLSSSQQPSVISSFRRPRIWLGPYDWTYLRVELPPWFSSVAINFVSDVDIDKAQAKHLPKSNLPLVCFRGGSPPIPDVSDMYLDNSLSMATSNESFGGSWLVSDADQCIPFQRNLSVTLTNDQISPGIWYFGFFNGLGPARTQSKMINRGKAYLFSISIIVEGCSTMGILGPYCNQSVNMISCTQSSINKYSRNLLDSKNITAQAGENKETNNSSSSETMTFEYKNIDTNASVFITANDFMTCNNSIESSCLANGDWSIYSMDLVSVTSQFVISLTDLSFNQTPSMGNSSGIMPMCYVRYNAMPLKSLHDYSSDLSVAPLIVKSPKIGRWFIAFQAVNQTESNGVMHETFFGGTLCFSFLLQVPECKSGKAGLNCSWEAHTLQRALKNSAVPFTSYYHPDGELGSTDTDFSIGQLLSNSSVEQSAWTYFLLDIPTGAAGANIHVRLSSDSRLNYGVYTQFGSLPSIHIWDYYADSTSSTNGSMFLTSNDSSGKTIEFYVLSASEGTWCIGIMHPPRNDNSDRTTMSIWLEGCPSHCNHHGACRNSIDETGLTFYSYCECDRDHGGFDCSHELVSHQGHIWQTIFLVASNGAAILPAYWALRQKAFAEWVIYTASGISSGLYHACDRGTWCVLSFHALQFLDFWLSFMAVVSTFVYMTTIDDSSKRAIHTSVSIFTALLAETGATRSENIAIVLAIGAAGLLLGWFLEFSTVRRAIHCPPRFDLNMPERWQSIKSWFQNLIGTLRKRFYWRFLILGFVTLAMAATCWTLESNKDYWIWHSLWHITIYTSSFFFIYSTCTMESNEHQEAVYELTRQNSLPRAESEAQCD; from the exons TTGAACTACCACCTTGGTTCTCATCAGTCGCCATCAATTTTGTGTCTGATGTTGACATT GATAAAGCACAAGCAAAACACCTACCAAAGAGTAATCTTCCTTTGGTATGCTTTAGAGGTGGCAGTCCTCCTATTCCAGATGTATCGGACATGTACTTGGATAACTCAT TGTCAATGGCTACATCAAATGAATCTTTCGGAGGATCATGGCTTGTTTCTGATGCAGACCAATGCATTCCATTTCAGAGAAACCTGTCAGTAACTTTGACAAATGATCAG ATATCTCCAGGAATATGGTACTTTGGATTTTTCAATGGACTTGGACCTGCTCGTACACAATCAAAAATG ATTAACCGGGGTAAAGCATACTTGTTCAGCATCAGCATCATTGTTGAAGGCTGCTCCACCATGGGTATACTTGGTCCTTATTGTAACCAGTCAGTTAACATGATTTCTTGTACTCAATCTTCCATAAACAAGTATTCTAGGAATCTACTGGACTCAAAAAACATTACGGCTCAAGCTGGTGAAAATAAGGAAACCAATAATAGTTCATCATCTGAAACAATGACTtttgaatataaaaatatagatacgaATGCAAGTGTCTTCATTACAGCAAACGATTTTATGACATGCAACAACTCAATTGAGTCTTCATGTCTTGCAAACGGAGATTGGAGTATCTATTCTATGGACTTAGTGTCGGTAACATCCCAGTTTGTCATTTCTCTTACTGACTTAAGTTTCAACCAAACTCCTTCGATGGGAAATTCTAGTGGAATTATGCCAATGTGTTATGTTCGTTACAATGCTATGCCACTGAAGTCTTTGCATGATTATTCTTCTGACTTAAGTGTGGCCCCTTTAATCGTCAAGTCACCAAAAATTGGACGGTGGTTCATTGCTTTTCAAGCTGTTAACCAGACAGAATCAAATGGAGTAATGCATGAAACATTTTTTGGTGGAACTCTGTGCTTCTCCTTTTTGTTACAAGTGCCCGAGTGCAAGTCTGGGAAGGCTGGGTTGAACTGCTCATGGGAAGCGCACACACTTCAG AGAGCTTTGAAGAATTCAGCTGTTCCATTCACATCTTATTATCACCCAGATGGTGAACTTGGGTCCACAGATACTGATTTTTCAATTGGTCAACTCTTAAGCAACTCTTCAGTCGAGCAGAGTGCATGGACTTACTTCCTTTTGGATATTCCTACTGGTGCAGCAGGAGCGAATATTCACGTTCGATTATCATCAGATTCAAGATTGAATTATGGGGTATACACACAGTTTGGTAGCTTACCTTCTATTCATATCTGGGACTATTATGCAGATAGTACAAGCAGTACAAATGGTTCCATGTTTTTGACATCAAATGATTCAAGTGGGAAAACTATAGAGTTTTATGttttgtcagcaagtgaaggaaCTTGGTGCATTGGAATAATGCATCCTCCAAGAAACGACAACAGTGATCGAACCACTATGTCTATTTGGCTTGAGGGATGCCCTAGTCACTGCAACCATCATGGAGCATGTCGAAATTCTATTGATGAGACCGGGTTGACATTTTACAG CTACTGTGAGTGTGATCGTGATCATGGAGGTTTTGATTGCAGCCATGAACTTGTTTCGCATCAAG GGCATATTTGGCAAACAATATTTCTTGTTGCTTCTAATGGAGCAGCTATCTTACCTGCATATTGGGCACTGAGACAAAAA GCATTTGCTGAATGGGTGATCTATACTGCTAGTGGAATTTCGAGCGGTTTGTATCATGCATGCGACAGAGGCACTTGGTGTGTACTATCATTTCATGCATTACAG TTTCTGGACTTCTGGCTTTCTTTTATGGCTGTGGTGAGCACTTTCGTATACATGACAACTATCGATGATTCTTCAAAACGAGCAATCCACACAAGTGTATCAATTTTCACTGCCCTGTTGGCTGAGACTGGTGCGACAAG ATCAGAGAATATCGCTATAGTCTTAGCGATAGGAGCTGCTGGTCTCCTCTTGGGGTGGTTTTTGGAGTTCTCCACAGTGCGCAGAGCCATTCACTGCCCACCTCGGTTCGACTTGAATATGCCTGAAAG ATGGCAAAGTATCAAAAGCTGGTTCCAGAATCTTATAGGAACATTGCGGAAAAGATTCTATTGGCGATTTCTAATCTTAGGCTTCGTTACGTTAGCCATGGCCGCTACTTGCTGGACACTCGAATCCAACAAGGACTACTGGATTTGGCATAG CCTATGGCACATTACGATATATACgtcgtccttcttcttcatctactCAACCTGCACTATGGAAAGCAACGAGCATCAGGAAGCCGTCTACGAGCTGACTCGACAGAACTCGTTGCCGAGGGCCGAGTCCGAGGCCCAGTGCGATTAG
- the LOC122041449 gene encoding ubiquitin-conjugating enzyme E2 4-like isoform X1: MSSPSKRREMDLMKLMMSDYKVEMLNDGMQEFFVDFHGPNDSLYQGGVWRIRVELPDAYPYKSPSIGFVNKIYHPNVDEMSGSVCLDVINQTWSPMFDLVNVFEVFLPQLLLYPNPSDPLNGEAAALMMRDKPAYEQKVKEYCQRYAKPEDVGNDSDDKSSDEELSEDNNEYDSSDEQVVGKPDP; this comes from the exons ATGTCTTCTCCGAGCAAGCGCCGCGAGATGGACCTCATGAAACT GATGATGAGTGACTACAAGGTGGAGATGCTGAACGATGGGATGCAAGAGTTCTTCGTGGACTTCCATGGCCCAAATGACA GTTTGTATCAAGGAGGAGTGTGGAGAATAAGAGTGGAACTGCCAGATGCTTATCCTTACAAATCTCCCTCAATTGGCTTTGTTAATAAGATATATCATCCTAATGTCGATGAAAT GTCTGGTTCAGTTTGTTTGGATGTTATCAACCAAACTTGGAGTCCTATGTTCG ATCTTGTCAATGTGTTTGAAGTTTTTCTCCCGCAACTTCTTCTATATCCAAACCCTTCAGACCCACTGAATGGGGAGGCTGCAGCGCTTATGATGCGGGATAAACCTGCTTACGAACAAAAAGTGAAAG AATACTGTCAGAGATATGCAAAGCCTGAAGATGTGGGGAATGATTCAGATGACAAATCTAGTGATGAAGAACTGAGTGAAGATAATAATGAGTATGATTCTAGTGATGAACAAGTGGTGGGAAAACCTGATCCTTGA
- the LOC122041449 gene encoding ubiquitin-conjugating enzyme E2 4-like isoform X2: MMSDYKVEMLNDGMQEFFVDFHGPNDSLYQGGVWRIRVELPDAYPYKSPSIGFVNKIYHPNVDEMSGSVCLDVINQTWSPMFDLVNVFEVFLPQLLLYPNPSDPLNGEAAALMMRDKPAYEQKVKEYCQRYAKPEDVGNDSDDKSSDEELSEDNNEYDSSDEQVVGKPDP; encoded by the exons ATGATGAGTGACTACAAGGTGGAGATGCTGAACGATGGGATGCAAGAGTTCTTCGTGGACTTCCATGGCCCAAATGACA GTTTGTATCAAGGAGGAGTGTGGAGAATAAGAGTGGAACTGCCAGATGCTTATCCTTACAAATCTCCCTCAATTGGCTTTGTTAATAAGATATATCATCCTAATGTCGATGAAAT GTCTGGTTCAGTTTGTTTGGATGTTATCAACCAAACTTGGAGTCCTATGTTCG ATCTTGTCAATGTGTTTGAAGTTTTTCTCCCGCAACTTCTTCTATATCCAAACCCTTCAGACCCACTGAATGGGGAGGCTGCAGCGCTTATGATGCGGGATAAACCTGCTTACGAACAAAAAGTGAAAG AATACTGTCAGAGATATGCAAAGCCTGAAGATGTGGGGAATGATTCAGATGACAAATCTAGTGATGAAGAACTGAGTGAAGATAATAATGAGTATGATTCTAGTGATGAACAAGTGGTGGGAAAACCTGATCCTTGA